Proteins from a single region of Chrysemys picta bellii isolate R12L10 chromosome 9, ASM1138683v2, whole genome shotgun sequence:
- the LOC135973533 gene encoding uncharacterized protein LOC135973533 isoform X1, translating to MESQDLKRAPAWTEREVRDLLAIWGDESVLAELRSSKRNGKVLEKVSKAMKDRGHNRDTQQCRVKIKELQQAYHKAREANGRSGAEPQTCRFYAELHAILGGAATTTPTMCYDSVNGETHREEGSGNEEDEDGGTVGSSQQQGSGETGFPNSQDMFVTLDLEPVTPELTQDPQGIQETSAANVSPSQRLVNIRKRKRRTRDDMFTELQMSFHADRAQQNAWRQSMSDMRKAQYEREERWRAEWRDEKSKWRAEDDRWRQLADRRQESMLRLLEHQTDMLQRMVELQERQQEQRLPLQPLFNQQPSSPSSIASSPRRPRTQWGGLRPPSHSTPDDRPSIRRLAFNKS from the exons atggagtcccaggatctcaaaagagctccagcatggaccgaacgggaggtacgggatctgctcgccatatggggagatgaatcagtgctagctgaactccgtagcagtaaaagaaatggcaaagtattagaaaaggtctccaaggccatgaaggaccggggccataacagggacacacagcagtgccgcgtgaaaattaaggagctacagcaagcctaccacaaagccagagaagcaaatggaaggtccggggcagagccgcaaacttgccgcttctacgcggagctgcatgccattctagggggtgcagccaccactaccccaaccatgtgctatgactccgtcaatggagaaacacacagggaagagggttcggggaacgaggaagatgaggatggaggtactgtaggtagctcacagcagcaaggaagcggagaaaccggtttccccaacagccaggatatgtttgtgaccctggacctggaaccagtaacccccgaactcacccaagaccctcagggcatacaggagacctctg ctgcaaatgtttctccttcgcagaggctagtgaacattagaaagagaaaacggaggacgcgggacgatatgttcacggagctccagatgtccttccacgctgatagagcacagcagaatgcgtggaggcagtcaatgtcggacatgagaaaagcacaatatgaacgagaggagaggtggcgggctgaatggcgggatgaaaagagcaagtggcgggctgaagatgataggtggcgtcagcttgcagacagacggcaagagtcaatgctccgtctgctggagcatcaaactgatatgctccagcgtatggttgagctgcaggaaaggcagcaggagcagagactgccgctacagcccctgtttaaccaacagccctcctccccaagttccatagcctcctcacccagacgcccaagaacacagtgggggggcctccggccacccagtcactccaccccagatgatcgcccaagcatcagaaggctggccttcaataagagttaa